A genomic window from Rhea pennata isolate bPtePen1 chromosome 12, bPtePen1.pri, whole genome shotgun sequence includes:
- the VHL gene encoding von Hippel-Lindau disease tumor suppressor isoform X1 — MPQAPGEAGGAGAGALRSANTQELSKVVFNNHSPRCVLPVWLDFEGRPRFYPVLQPRTGRVMHSYRGHLWLFRDAGTNDGLLVNQRELFVAAPDVRKADITLPVFTLKERCLQVVRSLVKPMDYRKLDIVRSLYEELEDHPDISKDILRLSLERSETLRNGISE, encoded by the exons atGCCGCAGGCGccgggggaggcgggcggcgcgggcgcgggcgcgctGCGCTCCGCCAACACGCAGGAGCTCTCCAAGGTGGTCTTCAACAACCACAGCCCCCGCTGCGTGCTCCCCGTCTGGCTGGACTTCGAGGGCAGGCCCCGCTTCTACCCGGTGCTGCAGCCGCGCACCGGGCGCGTCATGCACAGCTACCGCG GTCACCTCTGGCTGTTCAGGGACGCGGGCACCAACGACGGGCTGCTGGTGAACCAGCGGGAGCTGTTCGTCGCCGCTCCCGACGTGCGCAAAGCAGACATCACGCTGCCAG TGTTCACCCTGAAAGAGAGATGTCTCCAGGTTGTTCGCAGCCTGGTCAAACCAATGGACTACAGGAAACTGGACATTGTTCGATCATTGTATGAGGAACTGGAAGATCATCCTGATATTAGTAAGGATATTCTGCGGCTTTCTCTGGAGAGAAGTGAAACGTTAAGGAATGGAATTTCAGAATAA